The region CAAGCTATACTTGAGATTTATACAGAGAATAATAAACAGGATGTGTTGATTAAAGCCATAAGACGACCGTAGTTTAGATACACaatcagaatatttattttataatcagaatatttatttataattaatataattaatgaattttatatacaaaagcgatattttattaatataatcgatttttaacaaactgattcttttttttatattgttatgctACTCCGCTCATGATTGCTTAAACCTAGTGTAGAACTTGTTAATGATGaggtaattttaaattgtgtattatatttttcttttaaagctTGTATTATGgaaactatatttttcacgTCATCAATGCCTGAATGTAAACGCCCTTGTAGCGGAAGATCTAATCGCACTAGCATGTCCTTTAAACTCCTTGGATAATACCCAGTAGAGTCGCAAAACGTATGTTTCAATTCTATCCATTGTTTGAATTCATCTGGCAATGTAATATTGTCTAAATTACACTGATTCGGTAGCATCACTTTTAGGTCCCAATTGCCACATGTTACAAACGAACTTTTATCagtgttttcaaaatattttccctCGATTAACCACTCGCGGAATCTCGAGAACACATCCGCGAAACAAGGTTGGTTGTCCACCATCTCCTGCATAATTCCTGTCAATTCTGTGCAGAATGGTGTGAGCTTGGGATAGATTCTAGGTTTAATATAGGCGTGAAACGTATCCTTTATCTTCCAATCGTTGGTAGACAGTGATACACACGGTAATTCTATGATTTCTTGCGGCTTGAGCACTGTGTGTCTGTCGCATGTAGCTTCAAAGTCCATTACCAGTAGATACTCAAACTTTTGCACTACTTCCAGGAAATGATTTACCGTCGTTCTAGGATATCTTCGGAGAATTCGATGAGCCATGCTCGCTATTCATACGAATCAATTATGCCTGTACAATTTCAAAACAATGTGTAAAtgtttagat is a window of Cataglyphis hispanica isolate Lineage 1 chromosome 4, ULB_Chis1_1.0, whole genome shotgun sequence DNA encoding:
- the LOC126849098 gene encoding ERI1 exoribonuclease 3, yielding MAHRILRRYPRTTVNHFLEVVQKFEYLLVMDFEATCDRHTVLKPQEIIELPCVSLSTNDWKIKDTFHAYIKPRIYPKLTPFCTELTGIMQEMVDNQPCFADVFSRFREWLIEGKYFENTDKSSFVTCGNWDLKVMLPNQCNLDNITLPDEFKQWIELKHTFCDSTGYYPRSLKDMLVRLDLPLQGRLHSGIDDVKNIVSIIQALKEKYNTQFKITSSLTSSTLGLSNHERSSITI